Proteins found in one Mucilaginibacter inviolabilis genomic segment:
- a CDS encoding alpha/beta hydrolase — protein sequence MTIIEKNITINSALLNREVTCTLVMPDEQELTEPLNLLLLNDGQELENLQLLTTLEQLYNTNRIKPALVVAIHAGEDRIQEYGVAGKPDFKKRGSKADVYTEFIKTELLPQVKEQTGISDFETTTFAGFSLGGLSAFDIGWNNSEEFDKVGVFSGSFWWRSKDLAKGYTDADRIMHSVIRNTTGKPDLQFWLQTGTRDETTDRNKNGIIDAIDDTIDLIKELENKGYTRPNDIQYVELVGGTHDTATWAKALPKFLIWAFGR from the coding sequence ATGACGATCATTGAAAAAAATATCACTATAAATTCTGCATTACTTAACCGCGAGGTTACCTGCACGCTGGTTATGCCCGATGAGCAGGAACTCACCGAGCCACTGAACCTGTTGTTATTGAACGACGGGCAGGAGCTGGAAAATCTACAGTTATTGACAACGCTGGAGCAATTGTATAACACCAATCGCATCAAACCCGCGCTGGTGGTAGCTATACATGCAGGTGAAGATCGTATACAGGAATATGGCGTAGCCGGTAAACCTGATTTTAAAAAGCGTGGCTCCAAAGCTGATGTTTATACTGAATTTATAAAAACCGAACTGCTGCCGCAGGTTAAAGAACAAACCGGTATCAGTGATTTTGAAACCACGACTTTCGCCGGATTTTCCTTAGGAGGCCTTTCGGCTTTTGATATTGGATGGAACAATAGCGAAGAGTTTGATAAAGTAGGCGTGTTTTCCGGATCATTCTGGTGGCGGAGCAAAGATCTGGCTAAAGGCTATACCGATGCCGACCGGATCATGCATTCAGTTATCAGGAACACTACCGGTAAACCCGATCTTCAATTCTGGCTGCAAACCGGTACCAGAGATGAAACTACCGACCGCAACAAGAATGGCATCATCGATGCTATTGACGACACCATCGATCTGATCAAAGAGCTGGAAAACAAAGGTTATACCCGTCCCAATGATATACAATATGTGGAGCTGGTTGGCGGCACCCATGACACGGCCACCTGGGCCAAAGCACTGCCTAAGTTTTTGATCTGGGCTTTTGGACGGTAA